One Pyrus communis chromosome 4, drPyrComm1.1, whole genome shotgun sequence genomic region harbors:
- the LOC137731889 gene encoding uncharacterized protein, which yields MARLLTQTLHLRQSLLRRPLLPPSLTQAHRARSSRSGKAELIEIELDPSTSSSPSDSEKLMLKKLDDIVQTIVVQRATPDWLPFVPGSSFWVPPRRAPLKVTDLVGKLADQLTDEETLSVATDRGWPCSQFFINGGTGSAETREVDKEAEGSTEIEVEVEVEVKVLTDSQKPSRCEDD from the exons ATGGCCCGACTCCTCACTCAAACTCTCCATCTCCGTCAATCGCTCCTTCGCCGCCCGCTCCTCCCACCCTCCCTCACCCAAGCTCACCGCGCCCGCTCCTCCCGATCCGGCAAGGCCGAGTTAATCGAGATCGAGCTCGACCCCTCCACCTCGTCGTCGCCAAGTGATTCAGAGAAATTAATGCTCAAGAAACTGGACGACATCGTTCAGACCATCGTCGTCCAGAGGGCCACGCCCGATTGGCTCCCCTTTGTCCCCGGCTCCTCGTTCTGGGTCCCACCTCGACGCGCCCCGTTGAAAGTGACCGACTTGGTTGGCAAATTGGCTGACCAGCTCACGGATGAAGAAACCCTCTCTGTGGCCACTGATCGTGGATGGCCTTGCTCCCAATTTTTTATCAATGGCG GTACTGGATCTGCAGAAACAAGGGAAGTGGATAAGGAGGCAGAAGGATCAACAGAAAtagaggtggaggtggaggtggaggtaaAGGTTTTGACTGATTCACAGAAGCCCTCTCGCTGTGAGGATGATTAA